Proteins found in one Primulina eburnea isolate SZY01 chromosome 16, ASM2296580v1, whole genome shotgun sequence genomic segment:
- the LOC140817397 gene encoding uncharacterized protein isoform X2, protein MATPNGYKPINCRNACGAAQDFKRTMSMCYGFEDEQNDFRKQLEAESVDPGYRQFLLFNLRGLKRYKPHKKEVDGEQICGENDDSDEVSDPQYELFFESLKKYEKSYVLEGRINDVSVCVKYEGGSKFGGKRVPDCARKMRKDIGRVDGAADQRPKVPNEQAPVNLHASDNRRNEILKEKPDLRNKEVGFSKRNCKVLKNMTFVQEDNIVTDNQSEPHGQARLRKAGEGEEDVVKAYYVPDSESVIRISCDGNQYQSPNPRNNPESKNQSELVGQDQPIKREKVLKGKNVVLSKHNLDTEKHLYIKPDPKHNSATKYKVDRANQVVPSEEDKEVQSKTNLPKVMQEKNVVTNDCVANRRKAVNYRDNEPLYSKPSPEKNLEEHQHEDVDQTQPGMKYKVQNQRKLRKLVHGSYEIKVDDAASTGAADQSPRLPNEQALVNQHASDNRRNEILKKPDLRNKGIIKESEVGISKALSKRMHNLGSCKVSKNMTFVQKDNIVTDNQSPNPINNSESKKHSEPFSQAQSIKRKKVLKGKNVVLSDHDLDAEKHLYIKPDPNNNSATKYQVDLANQVVPGEEDKEVQSKRNLPKVMKEKNVATNDCVANLKAANYRDNEPLYPKPSPEKNLEEHQHEDVDQTQPGKKYKVQRKLRKVVRGSYEIKVDDADSRNDVAQTENKPLFHKPCQRKNQVTKNCADQAHPKQSHSMFMKEIVITDDSDSDVEILDSALFYRAGNRGSIVTSKKFHKSVLEDDDVKLPGRTSPRFDFRGQIMNVLQEPYDKQESKRLLEAFKAGSYVKFHSELVKILAARRQRKGKCLAILRGFFFWLENLTQEGSFKPWEDEECLRVDPTLL, encoded by the exons ATGGCGACTCCCAACGGCTATAAGCCAATAAATTGCAG AAATGCTTGTGGTGCAGCACAGGATTTCAAAAGAACAATGAGTATGTGTTACGGGTTTGAGGATGAACAGAATGATTTTAGAAAACAATTGGAGGCGGAGAGTGTAGATCCTGGTTACCGACAGTTTCTGCTTTTCAACTTGAGAGGGTTAAAAAGGTACAAACCACATAAAAAGGAGGTTGATGGCGAACAAATTTGTGGGGAGAATGATGATTCTGATGAAGTCAGTGACCCTCAGTACGAACTCTTCTTTGAGAGCCTCAAGAAATATGAGAAGTCATATGTGCTCGAGGGCAGGATTAATGATGTATCTGTATGTGTCAAATACGAAGGAGGAAGTAAATTTGGTGGAAAACGTGTACCTGACTGTGCAAGGAAGATGAGGAAAGATATTGGACGAGTTGATGGTGCTGCTGATCAGAGACCCAAGGTTCCAAATGAACAGGCACCTGTGAATCTGCATGCATCTGACAACAGAAGAAATGAAATTTTGAAGGAGAAGCCTGATCTTAGGAATAAGGAGGTTGGATTTTCTAAACGAAACTGTAAAGTATTAAAAAATATGACTTTTGTCCAGGAAGATAATATTGTAACTGATAATCAGAGTGAACCTCATGGCCAAGCTCGGTTGAGAAAAGCTGGCGAGGGAGAGGAGGATGTGGTCAAGGCATATTATGTGCCCGACAGTGAATCTGTGATACGAATTAGCTGTGATGGGAATCAGTATCAGAGTCCAAATCCGAGAAATAATCCAGAGTCAAAGAATCAGAGTGAACTTGTTGGTCAAGATCAACCAATCAAGAGAGAAAAAGTTCTCAAAGGCAAAAATGTGGTTCTAAGCAAGCACAACCTGGATACAGAGAAGCATTTATATATAAAGCCTGATCCAAAACATAATTCGGCAACAAAGTATAAGGTTGATCGTGCCAATCAAGTCGTACCAAGTGAGGAAGACAAGGAGGTCCAGAGCAAGACAAATTTGCCGAAAGTGATGCAGGAAAAGAATGTGGTGACGAATGACTGTGTGGCCAACAGAAGAAAGGCTGTGAACTACAGAGACAATGAGCCTTTGTATTCGAAGCCTAGTCCAGAGAAGAATCTGGAAGAACATCAGCATGAGGATGTTGATCAAACTCAACCAGGTATGAAATACAAGGTGCAGAACCAGAGAAAATTAAGGAAACTGGTCCATGGGAGTTACGAGATTAAAGTAGATGATGCAGCCAGCACTGGTGCCGCTGATCAGAGTCCCAGGCTTCCAAATGAACAGGCACTTGTGAATCAGCATGCATCTGACAATAGAAGAAATGAAATTTTGAAGAAGCCCGATCTTAGGAATAAGGGAATCATCAAAGAATCAGAGGTTGGAATTTCTAAAGCTCTATCAAAAAGGATGCACAATTTGGGAAGCTGTAAAGTATCAAAAAATATGACTTTTGTCCAGAAAGATAATATTGTAACAGATAATCAGAGTCCTAATCCGATAAATAATTCAGAGTCAAAGAAACATAGTGAACCTTTTAGTCAAGCTCAATCAATCAAGAGAAAAAAAGTTCTCAAAGGCAAAAATGTGGTTCTAAGCGACCACGACCTGGATGCAGAGAAGCATTTATATATAAAGCCTGATCCAAACAATAATTCGGCGACAAAATATCAGGTTGATCTTGCCAATCAAGTAGTACCAGGTGAGGAAGACAAGGAGGTTCAGAGCAAGAGAAATTTGCCGAAAGTGATGAAGGAAAAGAATGTGGCTACGAATGACTGTGTGGCCAACCTAAAGGCTGCGAACTACAGAGACAATGAGCCTTTGTATCCAAAGCCTAGTCCAGAGAAGAATCTGGAAGAGCATCAGCATGAGGATGTTGATCAAACTCAACCAGGTAAGAAATACAAGGTGCAGAGAAAATTAAGGAAAGTGGTTCGTGGGAGTTACGAGATTAAAGTAGATGACGCAGATAGCAGAAATGACGTGGCTCAAACAGAAAACAAGCCGCTGTTTCACAAGCCTTGTCAAAGGAAAAATCAGGTGACAAAAAATTGTGCTGATCAAGCTCATCCAAAACAAAGCCATAGCATGTTCATGAAAGAAATAGTCATCACCGATGATAGTGATTCTGATGTTGAAATCCTAGACAGTGCATTATTTTACAGGGCTGGGAACCGAGGCTCAATCGTGACTTCAAAGAAATTCCACAAAAGT GTGTTAGAAGATGACGACGTCAAGTTACCAGGGAGGACAAGTCCGCGATTTGATTTTAGGGGACAGATCATGAATGTTCTCCAGGAACCATATGACAAACAGGAGAGCAAGAGGCTTCTGGAAGCATTCAAGGCCGGATCTTATGTCAAATTCCATTCAG agTTGGTGAAAATACTGGCGGCACGACGACAGAGAAAGGGAAAATGCTTGGCCATTTTACGTGGATTTTTCTTTTGGCTTGAG AATTTGACGCAAGAAGGATCATTCAAACCATGGGAAGACGAAGAGTGCCTTCGAGTGGATCCAACTTTACTTTGA
- the LOC140817397 gene encoding uncharacterized protein isoform X1: MVCDFRYLTYALGRNACGAAQDFKRTMSMCYGFEDEQNDFRKQLEAESVDPGYRQFLLFNLRGLKRYKPHKKEVDGEQICGENDDSDEVSDPQYELFFESLKKYEKSYVLEGRINDVSVCVKYEGGSKFGGKRVPDCARKMRKDIGRVDGAADQRPKVPNEQAPVNLHASDNRRNEILKEKPDLRNKEVGFSKRNCKVLKNMTFVQEDNIVTDNQSEPHGQARLRKAGEGEEDVVKAYYVPDSESVIRISCDGNQYQSPNPRNNPESKNQSELVGQDQPIKREKVLKGKNVVLSKHNLDTEKHLYIKPDPKHNSATKYKVDRANQVVPSEEDKEVQSKTNLPKVMQEKNVVTNDCVANRRKAVNYRDNEPLYSKPSPEKNLEEHQHEDVDQTQPGMKYKVQNQRKLRKLVHGSYEIKVDDAASTGAADQSPRLPNEQALVNQHASDNRRNEILKKPDLRNKGIIKESEVGISKALSKRMHNLGSCKVSKNMTFVQKDNIVTDNQSPNPINNSESKKHSEPFSQAQSIKRKKVLKGKNVVLSDHDLDAEKHLYIKPDPNNNSATKYQVDLANQVVPGEEDKEVQSKRNLPKVMKEKNVATNDCVANLKAANYRDNEPLYPKPSPEKNLEEHQHEDVDQTQPGKKYKVQRKLRKVVRGSYEIKVDDADSRNDVAQTENKPLFHKPCQRKNQVTKNCADQAHPKQSHSMFMKEIVITDDSDSDVEILDSALFYRAGNRGSIVTSKKFHKSVLEDDDVKLPGRTSPRFDFRGQIMNVLQEPYDKQESKRLLEAFKAGSYVKFHSELVKILAARRQRKGKCLAILRGFFFWLENLTQEGSFKPWEDEECLRVDPTLL; the protein is encoded by the exons ATGGTTTGTGATTTTCGGTACCTAACTTATGCTCTTGGCAGAAATGCTTGTGGTGCAGCACAGGATTTCAAAAGAACAATGAGTATGTGTTACGGGTTTGAGGATGAACAGAATGATTTTAGAAAACAATTGGAGGCGGAGAGTGTAGATCCTGGTTACCGACAGTTTCTGCTTTTCAACTTGAGAGGGTTAAAAAGGTACAAACCACATAAAAAGGAGGTTGATGGCGAACAAATTTGTGGGGAGAATGATGATTCTGATGAAGTCAGTGACCCTCAGTACGAACTCTTCTTTGAGAGCCTCAAGAAATATGAGAAGTCATATGTGCTCGAGGGCAGGATTAATGATGTATCTGTATGTGTCAAATACGAAGGAGGAAGTAAATTTGGTGGAAAACGTGTACCTGACTGTGCAAGGAAGATGAGGAAAGATATTGGACGAGTTGATGGTGCTGCTGATCAGAGACCCAAGGTTCCAAATGAACAGGCACCTGTGAATCTGCATGCATCTGACAACAGAAGAAATGAAATTTTGAAGGAGAAGCCTGATCTTAGGAATAAGGAGGTTGGATTTTCTAAACGAAACTGTAAAGTATTAAAAAATATGACTTTTGTCCAGGAAGATAATATTGTAACTGATAATCAGAGTGAACCTCATGGCCAAGCTCGGTTGAGAAAAGCTGGCGAGGGAGAGGAGGATGTGGTCAAGGCATATTATGTGCCCGACAGTGAATCTGTGATACGAATTAGCTGTGATGGGAATCAGTATCAGAGTCCAAATCCGAGAAATAATCCAGAGTCAAAGAATCAGAGTGAACTTGTTGGTCAAGATCAACCAATCAAGAGAGAAAAAGTTCTCAAAGGCAAAAATGTGGTTCTAAGCAAGCACAACCTGGATACAGAGAAGCATTTATATATAAAGCCTGATCCAAAACATAATTCGGCAACAAAGTATAAGGTTGATCGTGCCAATCAAGTCGTACCAAGTGAGGAAGACAAGGAGGTCCAGAGCAAGACAAATTTGCCGAAAGTGATGCAGGAAAAGAATGTGGTGACGAATGACTGTGTGGCCAACAGAAGAAAGGCTGTGAACTACAGAGACAATGAGCCTTTGTATTCGAAGCCTAGTCCAGAGAAGAATCTGGAAGAACATCAGCATGAGGATGTTGATCAAACTCAACCAGGTATGAAATACAAGGTGCAGAACCAGAGAAAATTAAGGAAACTGGTCCATGGGAGTTACGAGATTAAAGTAGATGATGCAGCCAGCACTGGTGCCGCTGATCAGAGTCCCAGGCTTCCAAATGAACAGGCACTTGTGAATCAGCATGCATCTGACAATAGAAGAAATGAAATTTTGAAGAAGCCCGATCTTAGGAATAAGGGAATCATCAAAGAATCAGAGGTTGGAATTTCTAAAGCTCTATCAAAAAGGATGCACAATTTGGGAAGCTGTAAAGTATCAAAAAATATGACTTTTGTCCAGAAAGATAATATTGTAACAGATAATCAGAGTCCTAATCCGATAAATAATTCAGAGTCAAAGAAACATAGTGAACCTTTTAGTCAAGCTCAATCAATCAAGAGAAAAAAAGTTCTCAAAGGCAAAAATGTGGTTCTAAGCGACCACGACCTGGATGCAGAGAAGCATTTATATATAAAGCCTGATCCAAACAATAATTCGGCGACAAAATATCAGGTTGATCTTGCCAATCAAGTAGTACCAGGTGAGGAAGACAAGGAGGTTCAGAGCAAGAGAAATTTGCCGAAAGTGATGAAGGAAAAGAATGTGGCTACGAATGACTGTGTGGCCAACCTAAAGGCTGCGAACTACAGAGACAATGAGCCTTTGTATCCAAAGCCTAGTCCAGAGAAGAATCTGGAAGAGCATCAGCATGAGGATGTTGATCAAACTCAACCAGGTAAGAAATACAAGGTGCAGAGAAAATTAAGGAAAGTGGTTCGTGGGAGTTACGAGATTAAAGTAGATGACGCAGATAGCAGAAATGACGTGGCTCAAACAGAAAACAAGCCGCTGTTTCACAAGCCTTGTCAAAGGAAAAATCAGGTGACAAAAAATTGTGCTGATCAAGCTCATCCAAAACAAAGCCATAGCATGTTCATGAAAGAAATAGTCATCACCGATGATAGTGATTCTGATGTTGAAATCCTAGACAGTGCATTATTTTACAGGGCTGGGAACCGAGGCTCAATCGTGACTTCAAAGAAATTCCACAAAAGT GTGTTAGAAGATGACGACGTCAAGTTACCAGGGAGGACAAGTCCGCGATTTGATTTTAGGGGACAGATCATGAATGTTCTCCAGGAACCATATGACAAACAGGAGAGCAAGAGGCTTCTGGAAGCATTCAAGGCCGGATCTTATGTCAAATTCCATTCAG agTTGGTGAAAATACTGGCGGCACGACGACAGAGAAAGGGAAAATGCTTGGCCATTTTACGTGGATTTTTCTTTTGGCTTGAG AATTTGACGCAAGAAGGATCATTCAAACCATGGGAAGACGAAGAGTGCCTTCGAGTGGATCCAACTTTACTTTGA
- the LOC140817397 gene encoding uncharacterized protein isoform X3, whose translation MVCDFRYLTYALGRNACGAAQDFKRTMSMCYGFEDEQNDFRKQLEAESVDPGYRQFLLFNLRGLKRYKPHKKEVDGEQICGENDDSDEVSDPQYELFFESLKKYEKSYVLEGRINDVSVCVKYEGGSKFGGKRVPDCARKMRKDIGRVDGAADQRPKVPNEQAPVNLHASDNRRNEILKEKPDLRNKEVGFSKRNCKVLKNMTFVQEDNIVTDNQSEPHGQARLRKAGEGEEDVVKAYYVPDSESVIRISCDGNQYQSPNPRNNPESKNQSELVGQDQPIKREKVLKGKNVVLSKHNLDTEKHLYIKPDPKHNSATKYKVDRANQVVPSEEDKEVQSKTNLPKVMQEKNVVTNDCVANRRKAVNYRDNEPLYSKPSPEKNLEEHQHEDVDQTQPGMKYKVQNQRKLRKLVHGSYEIKVDDAASTGAADQSPRLPNEQALVNQHASDNRRNEILKKPDLRNKGIIKESEVGISKALSKRMHNLGSCKVSKNMTFVQKDNIVTDNQSPNPINNSESKKHSEPFSQAQSIKRKKVLKGKNVVLSDHDLDAEKHLYIKPDPNNNSATKYQVDLANQVVPGEEDKEVQSKRNLPKVMKEKNVATNDCVANLKAANYRDNEPLYPKPSPEKNLEEHQHEDVDQTQPGKKYKVQRKLRKVVRGSYEIKVDDADSRNDVAQTENKPLFHKPCQRKNQVTKNCADQAHPKQSHSMFMKEIVITDDSDSDVEILDSALFYRAGNRGSIVTSKKFHKSVLEDDDVKLPGRTSPRFDFRGQIMNVLQEPYDKQESKRLLEAFKAGSYVKFHSELVKILAARRQRKGKCLAILRGFFFWLEFPIFLSVNSRIR comes from the exons ATGGTTTGTGATTTTCGGTACCTAACTTATGCTCTTGGCAGAAATGCTTGTGGTGCAGCACAGGATTTCAAAAGAACAATGAGTATGTGTTACGGGTTTGAGGATGAACAGAATGATTTTAGAAAACAATTGGAGGCGGAGAGTGTAGATCCTGGTTACCGACAGTTTCTGCTTTTCAACTTGAGAGGGTTAAAAAGGTACAAACCACATAAAAAGGAGGTTGATGGCGAACAAATTTGTGGGGAGAATGATGATTCTGATGAAGTCAGTGACCCTCAGTACGAACTCTTCTTTGAGAGCCTCAAGAAATATGAGAAGTCATATGTGCTCGAGGGCAGGATTAATGATGTATCTGTATGTGTCAAATACGAAGGAGGAAGTAAATTTGGTGGAAAACGTGTACCTGACTGTGCAAGGAAGATGAGGAAAGATATTGGACGAGTTGATGGTGCTGCTGATCAGAGACCCAAGGTTCCAAATGAACAGGCACCTGTGAATCTGCATGCATCTGACAACAGAAGAAATGAAATTTTGAAGGAGAAGCCTGATCTTAGGAATAAGGAGGTTGGATTTTCTAAACGAAACTGTAAAGTATTAAAAAATATGACTTTTGTCCAGGAAGATAATATTGTAACTGATAATCAGAGTGAACCTCATGGCCAAGCTCGGTTGAGAAAAGCTGGCGAGGGAGAGGAGGATGTGGTCAAGGCATATTATGTGCCCGACAGTGAATCTGTGATACGAATTAGCTGTGATGGGAATCAGTATCAGAGTCCAAATCCGAGAAATAATCCAGAGTCAAAGAATCAGAGTGAACTTGTTGGTCAAGATCAACCAATCAAGAGAGAAAAAGTTCTCAAAGGCAAAAATGTGGTTCTAAGCAAGCACAACCTGGATACAGAGAAGCATTTATATATAAAGCCTGATCCAAAACATAATTCGGCAACAAAGTATAAGGTTGATCGTGCCAATCAAGTCGTACCAAGTGAGGAAGACAAGGAGGTCCAGAGCAAGACAAATTTGCCGAAAGTGATGCAGGAAAAGAATGTGGTGACGAATGACTGTGTGGCCAACAGAAGAAAGGCTGTGAACTACAGAGACAATGAGCCTTTGTATTCGAAGCCTAGTCCAGAGAAGAATCTGGAAGAACATCAGCATGAGGATGTTGATCAAACTCAACCAGGTATGAAATACAAGGTGCAGAACCAGAGAAAATTAAGGAAACTGGTCCATGGGAGTTACGAGATTAAAGTAGATGATGCAGCCAGCACTGGTGCCGCTGATCAGAGTCCCAGGCTTCCAAATGAACAGGCACTTGTGAATCAGCATGCATCTGACAATAGAAGAAATGAAATTTTGAAGAAGCCCGATCTTAGGAATAAGGGAATCATCAAAGAATCAGAGGTTGGAATTTCTAAAGCTCTATCAAAAAGGATGCACAATTTGGGAAGCTGTAAAGTATCAAAAAATATGACTTTTGTCCAGAAAGATAATATTGTAACAGATAATCAGAGTCCTAATCCGATAAATAATTCAGAGTCAAAGAAACATAGTGAACCTTTTAGTCAAGCTCAATCAATCAAGAGAAAAAAAGTTCTCAAAGGCAAAAATGTGGTTCTAAGCGACCACGACCTGGATGCAGAGAAGCATTTATATATAAAGCCTGATCCAAACAATAATTCGGCGACAAAATATCAGGTTGATCTTGCCAATCAAGTAGTACCAGGTGAGGAAGACAAGGAGGTTCAGAGCAAGAGAAATTTGCCGAAAGTGATGAAGGAAAAGAATGTGGCTACGAATGACTGTGTGGCCAACCTAAAGGCTGCGAACTACAGAGACAATGAGCCTTTGTATCCAAAGCCTAGTCCAGAGAAGAATCTGGAAGAGCATCAGCATGAGGATGTTGATCAAACTCAACCAGGTAAGAAATACAAGGTGCAGAGAAAATTAAGGAAAGTGGTTCGTGGGAGTTACGAGATTAAAGTAGATGACGCAGATAGCAGAAATGACGTGGCTCAAACAGAAAACAAGCCGCTGTTTCACAAGCCTTGTCAAAGGAAAAATCAGGTGACAAAAAATTGTGCTGATCAAGCTCATCCAAAACAAAGCCATAGCATGTTCATGAAAGAAATAGTCATCACCGATGATAGTGATTCTGATGTTGAAATCCTAGACAGTGCATTATTTTACAGGGCTGGGAACCGAGGCTCAATCGTGACTTCAAAGAAATTCCACAAAAGT GTGTTAGAAGATGACGACGTCAAGTTACCAGGGAGGACAAGTCCGCGATTTGATTTTAGGGGACAGATCATGAATGTTCTCCAGGAACCATATGACAAACAGGAGAGCAAGAGGCTTCTGGAAGCATTCAAGGCCGGATCTTATGTCAAATTCCATTCAG agTTGGTGAAAATACTGGCGGCACGACGACAGAGAAAGGGAAAATGCTTGGCCATTTTACGTGGATTTTTCTTTTGGCTTGAG TTTCCTATTTTTCTATCTGTGAACTCAAGAATCCGTTGA
- the LOC140817397 gene encoding uncharacterized protein isoform X4, which yields MSMCYGFEDEQNDFRKQLEAESVDPGYRQFLLFNLRGLKRYKPHKKEVDGEQICGENDDSDEVSDPQYELFFESLKKYEKSYVLEGRINDVSVCVKYEGGSKFGGKRVPDCARKMRKDIGRVDGAADQRPKVPNEQAPVNLHASDNRRNEILKEKPDLRNKEVGFSKRNCKVLKNMTFVQEDNIVTDNQSEPHGQARLRKAGEGEEDVVKAYYVPDSESVIRISCDGNQYQSPNPRNNPESKNQSELVGQDQPIKREKVLKGKNVVLSKHNLDTEKHLYIKPDPKHNSATKYKVDRANQVVPSEEDKEVQSKTNLPKVMQEKNVVTNDCVANRRKAVNYRDNEPLYSKPSPEKNLEEHQHEDVDQTQPGMKYKVQNQRKLRKLVHGSYEIKVDDAASTGAADQSPRLPNEQALVNQHASDNRRNEILKKPDLRNKGIIKESEVGISKALSKRMHNLGSCKVSKNMTFVQKDNIVTDNQSPNPINNSESKKHSEPFSQAQSIKRKKVLKGKNVVLSDHDLDAEKHLYIKPDPNNNSATKYQVDLANQVVPGEEDKEVQSKRNLPKVMKEKNVATNDCVANLKAANYRDNEPLYPKPSPEKNLEEHQHEDVDQTQPGKKYKVQRKLRKVVRGSYEIKVDDADSRNDVAQTENKPLFHKPCQRKNQVTKNCADQAHPKQSHSMFMKEIVITDDSDSDVEILDSALFYRAGNRGSIVTSKKFHKSVLEDDDVKLPGRTSPRFDFRGQIMNVLQEPYDKQESKRLLEAFKAGSYVKFHSELVKILAARRQRKGKCLAILRGFFFWLENLTQEGSFKPWEDEECLRVDPTLL from the exons ATGAGTATGTGTTACGGGTTTGAGGATGAACAGAATGATTTTAGAAAACAATTGGAGGCGGAGAGTGTAGATCCTGGTTACCGACAGTTTCTGCTTTTCAACTTGAGAGGGTTAAAAAGGTACAAACCACATAAAAAGGAGGTTGATGGCGAACAAATTTGTGGGGAGAATGATGATTCTGATGAAGTCAGTGACCCTCAGTACGAACTCTTCTTTGAGAGCCTCAAGAAATATGAGAAGTCATATGTGCTCGAGGGCAGGATTAATGATGTATCTGTATGTGTCAAATACGAAGGAGGAAGTAAATTTGGTGGAAAACGTGTACCTGACTGTGCAAGGAAGATGAGGAAAGATATTGGACGAGTTGATGGTGCTGCTGATCAGAGACCCAAGGTTCCAAATGAACAGGCACCTGTGAATCTGCATGCATCTGACAACAGAAGAAATGAAATTTTGAAGGAGAAGCCTGATCTTAGGAATAAGGAGGTTGGATTTTCTAAACGAAACTGTAAAGTATTAAAAAATATGACTTTTGTCCAGGAAGATAATATTGTAACTGATAATCAGAGTGAACCTCATGGCCAAGCTCGGTTGAGAAAAGCTGGCGAGGGAGAGGAGGATGTGGTCAAGGCATATTATGTGCCCGACAGTGAATCTGTGATACGAATTAGCTGTGATGGGAATCAGTATCAGAGTCCAAATCCGAGAAATAATCCAGAGTCAAAGAATCAGAGTGAACTTGTTGGTCAAGATCAACCAATCAAGAGAGAAAAAGTTCTCAAAGGCAAAAATGTGGTTCTAAGCAAGCACAACCTGGATACAGAGAAGCATTTATATATAAAGCCTGATCCAAAACATAATTCGGCAACAAAGTATAAGGTTGATCGTGCCAATCAAGTCGTACCAAGTGAGGAAGACAAGGAGGTCCAGAGCAAGACAAATTTGCCGAAAGTGATGCAGGAAAAGAATGTGGTGACGAATGACTGTGTGGCCAACAGAAGAAAGGCTGTGAACTACAGAGACAATGAGCCTTTGTATTCGAAGCCTAGTCCAGAGAAGAATCTGGAAGAACATCAGCATGAGGATGTTGATCAAACTCAACCAGGTATGAAATACAAGGTGCAGAACCAGAGAAAATTAAGGAAACTGGTCCATGGGAGTTACGAGATTAAAGTAGATGATGCAGCCAGCACTGGTGCCGCTGATCAGAGTCCCAGGCTTCCAAATGAACAGGCACTTGTGAATCAGCATGCATCTGACAATAGAAGAAATGAAATTTTGAAGAAGCCCGATCTTAGGAATAAGGGAATCATCAAAGAATCAGAGGTTGGAATTTCTAAAGCTCTATCAAAAAGGATGCACAATTTGGGAAGCTGTAAAGTATCAAAAAATATGACTTTTGTCCAGAAAGATAATATTGTAACAGATAATCAGAGTCCTAATCCGATAAATAATTCAGAGTCAAAGAAACATAGTGAACCTTTTAGTCAAGCTCAATCAATCAAGAGAAAAAAAGTTCTCAAAGGCAAAAATGTGGTTCTAAGCGACCACGACCTGGATGCAGAGAAGCATTTATATATAAAGCCTGATCCAAACAATAATTCGGCGACAAAATATCAGGTTGATCTTGCCAATCAAGTAGTACCAGGTGAGGAAGACAAGGAGGTTCAGAGCAAGAGAAATTTGCCGAAAGTGATGAAGGAAAAGAATGTGGCTACGAATGACTGTGTGGCCAACCTAAAGGCTGCGAACTACAGAGACAATGAGCCTTTGTATCCAAAGCCTAGTCCAGAGAAGAATCTGGAAGAGCATCAGCATGAGGATGTTGATCAAACTCAACCAGGTAAGAAATACAAGGTGCAGAGAAAATTAAGGAAAGTGGTTCGTGGGAGTTACGAGATTAAAGTAGATGACGCAGATAGCAGAAATGACGTGGCTCAAACAGAAAACAAGCCGCTGTTTCACAAGCCTTGTCAAAGGAAAAATCAGGTGACAAAAAATTGTGCTGATCAAGCTCATCCAAAACAAAGCCATAGCATGTTCATGAAAGAAATAGTCATCACCGATGATAGTGATTCTGATGTTGAAATCCTAGACAGTGCATTATTTTACAGGGCTGGGAACCGAGGCTCAATCGTGACTTCAAAGAAATTCCACAAAAGT GTGTTAGAAGATGACGACGTCAAGTTACCAGGGAGGACAAGTCCGCGATTTGATTTTAGGGGACAGATCATGAATGTTCTCCAGGAACCATATGACAAACAGGAGAGCAAGAGGCTTCTGGAAGCATTCAAGGCCGGATCTTATGTCAAATTCCATTCAG agTTGGTGAAAATACTGGCGGCACGACGACAGAGAAAGGGAAAATGCTTGGCCATTTTACGTGGATTTTTCTTTTGGCTTGAG AATTTGACGCAAGAAGGATCATTCAAACCATGGGAAGACGAAGAGTGCCTTCGAGTGGATCCAACTTTACTTTGA